From Streptomyces sp. TLI_053, a single genomic window includes:
- a CDS encoding WhiB family transcriptional regulator, with protein sequence MASGVAPNSEGKPCAGIPLHTFFPHHESRNVLRPGAEERRALAFCARCGPRVREVCLERQIAHGISEQNGVVGGTTAAQRRELIRLRVQGTRLPRELARAIERQIAAAPDFAVDRSERPADNATPS encoded by the coding sequence GTGGCCAGCGGAGTGGCGCCGAATTCGGAAGGAAAGCCGTGCGCCGGTATCCCCCTGCATACCTTCTTCCCCCACCACGAGAGCCGCAATGTCCTGCGGCCGGGAGCGGAAGAACGCCGTGCCCTGGCGTTCTGCGCCCGATGCGGTCCAAGGGTCCGTGAGGTGTGCCTGGAACGTCAGATCGCACACGGAATCTCCGAGCAGAACGGGGTCGTCGGCGGTACTACGGCTGCACAACGGCGCGAACTGATCCGGCTCCGTGTACAGGGGACCCGGCTGCCGCGGGAACTGGCCCGCGCGATCGAACGCCAGATCGCAGCCGCACCGGATTTCGCCGTGGACCGGTCGGAACGGCCCGCGGACAACGCAACACCATCATGA
- a CDS encoding SGNH/GDSL hydrolase family protein, translating to MTITLRPGSTVMFTGDSITDGARLASEDGLGFGYPPRIAGEWGLRHPDRPVTWLNTGIAGSRVSDLEARWQADVLDARADVVSVLVGVNDTGWQTTAPDGRPIPAAEFAAGYDRLLAPLAAAGTELILVEPFLLPVGSTVRSGHVVIDDGVRKLWRADLDPKIEAVRELARAYGARLLPADTMFAELSARTDPEHWSADGVHPTAAGHAALAAAWLRLVG from the coding sequence ATGACAATCACCCTTCGCCCGGGCAGCACCGTGATGTTCACCGGGGACTCGATCACCGACGGCGCGCGCCTCGCGAGCGAGGACGGCCTCGGGTTCGGCTATCCGCCACGCATCGCGGGCGAATGGGGACTCCGGCACCCCGACCGGCCCGTCACCTGGCTGAACACCGGGATCGCGGGCTCCCGGGTGAGCGACCTGGAGGCCCGCTGGCAGGCCGACGTGCTCGACGCGCGGGCGGACGTGGTGTCGGTCCTCGTCGGCGTCAACGACACGGGGTGGCAGACGACGGCACCGGACGGCCGTCCGATCCCCGCCGCCGAGTTCGCGGCCGGCTACGACCGGCTGCTCGCCCCACTGGCTGCGGCGGGCACGGAGCTGATCCTCGTCGAACCGTTCCTCCTCCCGGTCGGCAGCACCGTCCGGTCCGGGCACGTCGTCATCGACGACGGGGTGCGGAAGCTGTGGCGGGCCGATCTGGACCCGAAGATCGAGGCCGTGCGCGAGCTCGCCCGTGCCTACGGTGCGCGGCTGCTGCCCGCCGACACGATGTTCGCCGAGCTCTCGGCGCGAACCGACCCCGAGCACTGGTCGGCCGACGGCGTGCACCCGACGGCGGCCGGCCATGCCGCCCTCGCCGCGGCCTGGCTGCGCCTGGTCGGGTGA
- a CDS encoding PucR family transcriptional regulator, translating into MEIVEHQSREEPAELRPATEERWEAVRQALVTSLENGWPEGGVAGTADELAGAGGADPRPPLLPPLDQNTVGQPQARRFLFDALTGRIAVSTDAVRSLATVIGWPGLPKEVQLVAMAEGRGLPRVVPPEALVVPAAPGELNILVPEPAHRGASVLQHVLDGRLAVVSPVVALGDAGSSLRWARRLFGYRRTHQPSGAGAVYVEDHLSTLLLLQDEALAGYARERLLKPLEGLTYHQRTQLGETLTAWLAAGGPSATAKALGVHPQTVRYRVRKLEKLFGPALYDPRTRLDLEIALRIHRLAPALRRSGLARQ; encoded by the coding sequence ATGGAGATCGTGGAACACCAGAGCCGGGAGGAACCGGCTGAACTGCGCCCCGCGACGGAGGAGCGCTGGGAGGCGGTCCGGCAGGCACTCGTCACCTCCTTGGAGAACGGCTGGCCGGAAGGCGGAGTGGCGGGGACCGCGGACGAGTTAGCCGGCGCGGGCGGAGCGGATCCGCGCCCGCCGCTCCTTCCGCCCTTGGACCAGAACACCGTCGGCCAGCCACAGGCCCGCCGCTTCCTGTTCGACGCCCTGACCGGTCGGATCGCCGTTTCGACGGATGCCGTCCGCTCCCTCGCCACCGTGATCGGCTGGCCCGGTCTCCCGAAGGAGGTGCAGCTGGTCGCCATGGCGGAGGGCCGAGGTCTGCCTCGAGTGGTTCCTCCGGAGGCCCTGGTGGTCCCCGCCGCCCCCGGCGAGCTCAACATCCTGGTCCCCGAACCCGCCCACCGGGGGGCCTCGGTCCTCCAGCACGTCCTCGACGGCCGCCTGGCCGTCGTCAGCCCCGTGGTGGCCCTCGGCGACGCGGGATCCTCGCTCCGCTGGGCCCGGCGGCTCTTCGGCTACCGCCGGACCCACCAACCGTCCGGGGCCGGCGCCGTGTACGTCGAGGACCACCTCTCCACCCTGCTGCTCCTCCAGGACGAGGCCCTCGCCGGATACGCCCGCGAAAGGCTCCTCAAACCGTTGGAGGGGCTGACCTACCACCAGCGCACCCAGCTGGGCGAGACCCTCACCGCCTGGCTCGCGGCAGGAGGGCCCTCCGCCACCGCGAAGGCGCTCGGTGTCCACCCGCAGACCGTCCGGTACCGGGTCCGCAAACTGGAGAAGCTGTTCGGTCCGGCGCTGTACGACCCGCGGACGAGGCTCGATCTGGAGATCGCCCTGCGCATCCACCGGCTGGCCCCTGCCCTGCGGAGGAGCGGCCTCGCCCGGCAGTGA
- a CDS encoding ATP-binding protein → MQDTDRLEGLPAGRPNDHRTGLEYRSDPLGTAAAGSAAVSGKSRCPSTRGPGSAADGPVAVPGAGPAGAVLRGRIGRGDLARIAEVRAELRDALRRWGVAELIDTAELLSSELVTNAIRHTDRDAMFTARLYREPAADGGRARLRVEVEDESDLWPTRRTPGEQASSGRGLMLVEALADGWGVEPRGSGKRVWFELTSPGPAPRPVPAGST, encoded by the coding sequence ATGCAGGACACCGACCGGCTCGAGGGCCTGCCGGCCGGCCGCCCGAACGACCACCGCACGGGCCTCGAGTACCGGTCCGACCCGCTCGGAACGGCGGCCGCGGGCAGCGCCGCCGTCAGTGGGAAGTCCCGGTGCCCGTCCACCCGCGGACCCGGCTCCGCGGCGGACGGACCCGTCGCCGTGCCCGGGGCCGGACCGGCCGGGGCCGTACTGCGCGGCCGGATCGGACGAGGCGATCTGGCGCGGATCGCGGAGGTCCGGGCGGAGCTGCGGGACGCGCTGCGCCGGTGGGGTGTCGCCGAGCTGATCGACACCGCGGAGCTGCTCTCCTCGGAGCTGGTCACCAATGCGATCCGGCACACCGACCGGGACGCGATGTTCACCGCCCGGCTCTACCGGGAGCCGGCCGCGGACGGCGGCCGGGCCCGGCTGCGGGTCGAGGTCGAGGACGAGTCGGACCTCTGGCCGACCCGCCGCACACCGGGGGAGCAGGCCTCCTCCGGGCGCGGGCTGATGCTGGTCGAGGCGCTGGCCGACGGCTGGGGCGTGGAGCCCCGGGGGTCGGGCAAGCGGGTCTGGTTCGAACTCACCAGCCCCGGCCCTGCTCCGCGGCCGGTTCCGGCCGGCTCGACCTGA
- a CDS encoding TetR/AcrR family transcriptional regulator produces the protein MAERRRGPALEKALLDAAWEELADHGYARFTMDAVVKRAGTSPPVLYRRWANREELVRAAVAHTLKVVPLLHADTGTLRGDVLALLRELNSPARVRLVTVMNLRLADFHRETGTNPADLRDPLVTGRAEALDELFARAAARGEVRPERLTPRLKSLPFDLLRHDILTTYAPVPDEALEEIVDTVFLPLVLVR, from the coding sequence ATGGCCGAACGACGCCGCGGACCGGCACTGGAGAAGGCACTCCTCGACGCCGCCTGGGAAGAACTCGCGGACCACGGCTACGCGCGCTTCACCATGGACGCCGTCGTCAAGCGCGCGGGCACCAGCCCGCCCGTGCTCTACCGCCGCTGGGCCAATCGCGAGGAGCTCGTCCGCGCCGCCGTCGCCCACACGCTCAAGGTGGTCCCGCTCCTCCACGCCGACACCGGAACCCTGCGCGGCGACGTGCTCGCCCTGCTGCGCGAACTCAACTCCCCGGCCCGGGTCCGCCTCGTCACGGTGATGAACCTGCGCCTGGCCGACTTCCACCGCGAGACCGGCACCAACCCGGCCGACCTGCGCGACCCCCTGGTGACCGGCCGCGCCGAAGCCCTCGACGAACTCTTCGCCCGCGCCGCCGCCCGCGGCGAGGTCCGGCCCGAACGCCTCACCCCTCGCCTCAAGTCGCTCCCCTTCGACCTGCTGCGCCACGACATCCTGACGACCTACGCCCCCGTCCCCGACGAGGCCCTCGAGGAGATCGTGGACACGGTCTTCCTCCCCCTGGTCCTGGTCCGCTGA
- a CDS encoding SAM-dependent methyltransferase produces the protein MATDGERDDGVQVDLQLHRAHSARMYDYYLGGTTNFAPDREAAGQALAVFPWAALAARINRAFMHRSIRLLAGRGFGQFLDIGTGIPTSPNLHEIAQGVNPGARVLYTDNDPIVLAHAQALLHSDPAGRTAYLEGDVLDPKAVLESDELHDILDLARPVVLSLVALLHFVPDDREARSVVEQLKAALAPGSALVISHGTPEFAPAEAERVARIYGANGTPVRMRTREEIARFFDGWEFLPPGLVATRRWRPEPTDPGPGATDAEASAYAGVAVKP, from the coding sequence ATGGCAACAGACGGCGAACGCGACGACGGTGTCCAGGTCGATCTGCAACTGCACCGGGCACACTCGGCCCGGATGTACGACTACTACCTGGGCGGCACCACGAACTTCGCGCCCGACCGCGAGGCGGCCGGCCAGGCGCTGGCGGTCTTCCCCTGGGCGGCGCTGGCGGCGCGGATCAACCGGGCGTTCATGCATCGTTCCATCCGGCTGCTCGCGGGCCGGGGATTCGGGCAGTTCCTGGACATCGGCACCGGCATCCCCACCAGTCCCAACCTCCACGAGATCGCCCAGGGTGTGAACCCCGGCGCCCGAGTGCTGTACACCGACAACGACCCGATCGTTCTCGCCCACGCCCAGGCGTTGCTGCACTCCGACCCCGCCGGGCGCACCGCCTACCTCGAGGGTGATGTGCTCGACCCGAAGGCAGTGCTGGAGTCCGACGAACTCCACGACATTCTCGACCTGGCCCGGCCCGTCGTGCTCAGTCTGGTGGCGCTGTTGCACTTCGTGCCGGACGACCGGGAGGCGCGGAGCGTCGTCGAGCAGCTGAAGGCCGCCCTCGCCCCGGGCAGCGCGCTCGTCATCAGCCACGGAACCCCCGAGTTCGCGCCTGCGGAGGCGGAGCGGGTGGCCCGGATCTACGGTGCCAACGGCACTCCGGTCCGCATGCGCACCCGGGAGGAGATCGCGCGCTTCTTCGACGGCTGGGAGTTCCTTCCGCCCGGCCTGGTGGCCACTCGGCGCTGGCGCCCGGAGCCCACCGACCCCGGACCCGGGGCCACCGACGCCGAGGCGTCCGCCTACGCCGGGGTGGCCGTCAAACCCTGA
- a CDS encoding VOC family protein gives MERVLGIGGYFLRAADPAALMTWYRESLGLDTDEHGLWQQDRGPTVVATFEADTDYFGTRSQQSMLNFRVRDLDAMLAQLRAGGADVAEDVQEMAGVGRFGWVTDPEGNRIELWQPAG, from the coding sequence ATGGAACGCGTCCTCGGCATCGGCGGATACTTCCTGCGAGCCGCCGACCCGGCCGCCCTGATGACCTGGTACCGCGAGAGCCTGGGCCTGGACACCGACGAGCACGGCCTGTGGCAGCAGGACCGGGGGCCGACGGTCGTCGCGACCTTCGAGGCCGACACCGACTACTTCGGCACCCGCAGTCAGCAGAGCATGCTCAACTTCCGCGTCCGCGACCTCGACGCGATGCTCGCCCAGCTCCGGGCCGGGGGCGCCGACGTCGCGGAGGACGTGCAGGAGATGGCGGGCGTCGGGCGGTTCGGCTGGGTCACCGACCCGGAGGGCAACCGGATCGAGCTGTGGCAGCCCGCCGGCTGA
- a CDS encoding papain-like cysteine protease family protein, whose translation MPNESEDTMAIECEEAPEAEEAVEDAKELAFAQLVQERRNWCWAAAGLSIAQYFGAGTDVTQADYCALAAGPEYNWATCPDTSATMEVVQAGLRGLGLEPGLIVEGPLDLDLVKEEIDAGRPVLTRVNLAAGGAHALVVHGYWDDHLIFSDPDPDAERHRTMEYRRYRENETFTWVRSLIGVTR comes from the coding sequence ATGCCGAACGAGTCCGAGGACACGATGGCGATCGAGTGCGAGGAGGCGCCGGAGGCCGAGGAGGCGGTCGAGGACGCGAAGGAGCTCGCGTTCGCTCAGCTGGTGCAGGAGAGGCGGAACTGGTGCTGGGCGGCCGCGGGCCTGAGTATCGCCCAGTACTTCGGCGCCGGAACGGACGTGACGCAGGCGGACTACTGTGCGCTGGCCGCCGGACCGGAGTACAACTGGGCGACCTGCCCCGACACGAGCGCGACGATGGAGGTCGTGCAGGCCGGGCTTCGCGGGCTCGGTCTCGAGCCCGGTCTCATCGTCGAAGGCCCCCTCGACCTGGACCTGGTCAAGGAGGAGATCGACGCCGGGCGACCGGTGCTGACCAGGGTGAACCTGGCGGCCGGCGGCGCGCACGCCCTCGTCGTCCACGGCTACTGGGACGACCACCTGATCTTCAGCGACCCGGACCCGGACGCCGAGCGGCACCGGACGATGGAGTACCGGCGGTACCGGGAGAACGAGACCTTCACCTGGGTGCGGTCCCTCATCGGCGTCACCCGTTGA
- a CDS encoding sigma factor-like helix-turn-helix DNA-binding protein: protein MNDSSAPDGARLRLTYEAFCRTHERAWRGFARTQVGAHQDAAELVVADMKRHLHRNWELALRQEIPAAYAWRLLKEHIGSWLDTQAQPTAVQTAALDAVISGFCRRAQWSLENLPEQLGLLSAILALPERQRDIVVLTYCLDLDDDEAAAYLSTPATTLRSNRRHARRRLATAIGRPDLAEKEVEA from the coding sequence ATGAACGACAGCAGCGCACCGGACGGTGCCCGTTTGCGACTCACCTACGAAGCGTTCTGCAGGACACACGAACGCGCCTGGCGGGGCTTCGCCCGCACCCAGGTAGGCGCGCACCAGGACGCGGCCGAGCTCGTCGTCGCCGACATGAAGCGCCACCTCCACCGCAACTGGGAGCTGGCGCTCCGCCAGGAGATCCCCGCGGCCTACGCCTGGCGCCTTCTCAAGGAGCACATCGGGTCCTGGCTGGACACCCAGGCCCAGCCCACCGCCGTCCAGACCGCCGCCCTCGACGCCGTGATATCCGGCTTCTGCCGACGGGCGCAGTGGAGCCTGGAGAATCTGCCCGAGCAACTCGGCCTGCTGAGCGCCATCCTCGCCCTCCCCGAACGCCAACGGGACATCGTGGTCCTCACCTACTGCCTCGACCTCGACGACGACGAGGCCGCGGCGTACCTCAGCACGCCCGCCACGACCCTGCGGTCCAACCGCCGTCACGCGCGCCGCAGGCTCGCCACCGCGATCGGCCGGCCCGACCTCGCCGAGAAGGAGGTGGAGGCGTGA
- a CDS encoding VOC family protein, giving the protein MASVKQVQITFDCAEPERVARFWCEVLGYVVPPPPEGFASWADHDRTLPTERQGAGFVAQDPERVGPRLYFQRVPEGKVVKNRLHLDVRVGTGLVGEERVAALEAECARLEALGGTRLRLLRADGFNESCLVMQDVEGNEFCLD; this is encoded by the coding sequence ATGGCATCGGTCAAGCAGGTCCAGATCACCTTCGACTGCGCGGAACCCGAACGGGTCGCGCGGTTCTGGTGCGAGGTGCTGGGCTACGTGGTCCCGCCACCGCCGGAGGGATTCGCCTCCTGGGCCGATCACGACCGCACCCTGCCGACCGAGCGCCAGGGCGCCGGCTTCGTCGCGCAGGACCCCGAGCGCGTGGGCCCGCGCCTCTACTTCCAGCGCGTTCCCGAGGGCAAGGTCGTCAAGAACCGGCTGCACCTCGACGTCCGCGTCGGCACCGGCCTCGTCGGCGAGGAGCGCGTCGCCGCCCTCGAGGCCGAGTGCGCCCGCCTGGAGGCCCTTGGCGGTACCCGCCTCCGCCTGCTGCGCGCCGACGGCTTCAACGAGTCCTGCCTCGTGATGCAGGACGTCGAGGGCAACGAGTTCTGTCTCGACTGA
- a CDS encoding DHA2 family efflux MFS transporter permease subunit: protein MDPAVWRTAITLIVGALAVVLDTTIVSVALDDLTKDLAAPLSTVQWVGTGYLLAVFVTVPVAGWAQARFGGRRLWVAALGGFLLGSLLSALAWDAPSLIAFRVLQGAAAGVMMPLMATLLVQAAGGRNIGKVMAIITVPTALGPILGPVLGGLILHLADWRWLFLVNLPFCAVGARLALRNLPDDRPGPGRPGAPLDAVGLLLLSPGCAVLVYGLSRVEGSAGLTAAGVLAPLAVGLALVGGFVARALTRTGGGAVVDVRLFRHRAVASSATLLFLGGISLYGSMMLLPLYLQQVRGEDALGAGLLLVPQGLGALLARGLAGRYTDRLGARRVAVAAFALVAATTVPFAFVTARTGEELLLVALFVRGLALGAAMIAPMGAAYVGLERGEIPDASMITRLAQQLGGSVGIALIAVVLQHATAGAHSPDALAEGFGTAFRWATALTAVAVPLCLLLPGRPGPAAGKAPSPADGTAPANGTAGTGAASGV from the coding sequence ATGGACCCCGCCGTGTGGCGGACGGCGATCACCCTGATCGTGGGCGCACTCGCCGTCGTCCTGGACACCACGATCGTCAGCGTCGCCCTCGACGACCTCACCAAGGACCTCGCCGCCCCGCTCTCCACCGTCCAGTGGGTGGGCACCGGCTACCTGCTCGCCGTGTTCGTCACCGTCCCGGTGGCCGGCTGGGCCCAGGCGCGGTTCGGCGGGCGGCGGCTGTGGGTCGCGGCCCTCGGTGGATTCCTGCTCGGCTCGCTGCTGAGCGCGCTGGCCTGGGACGCGCCCAGCCTGATCGCCTTCCGCGTCCTCCAGGGCGCCGCCGCCGGCGTCATGATGCCGCTGATGGCCACACTGCTCGTACAGGCCGCCGGGGGCCGCAACATCGGCAAGGTCATGGCGATCATCACCGTCCCCACCGCCCTCGGCCCGATCCTCGGTCCGGTACTCGGCGGCCTGATCCTGCACCTCGCCGACTGGCGCTGGCTGTTCCTCGTCAACCTCCCCTTCTGCGCCGTCGGCGCCCGGCTCGCCCTGCGCAACCTGCCCGACGACCGGCCCGGCCCCGGCCGCCCCGGCGCGCCGCTGGACGCGGTCGGCCTGCTCCTGCTCTCCCCCGGCTGCGCCGTACTCGTGTACGGCCTGTCCCGGGTCGAGGGCAGCGCGGGCCTCACCGCCGCCGGGGTCCTCGCCCCGCTCGCCGTCGGGCTCGCGCTGGTCGGCGGCTTCGTCGCCCGGGCCCTGACCCGTACCGGCGGCGGCGCCGTCGTCGACGTGCGGCTGTTCCGCCACCGCGCGGTGGCCTCCTCCGCGACCCTGCTGTTCCTCGGCGGCATCTCGCTGTACGGCTCGATGATGCTGCTGCCGCTCTACCTCCAGCAGGTCCGGGGCGAGGACGCGCTCGGGGCCGGGCTGCTGCTGGTCCCGCAGGGCCTCGGTGCGCTGCTGGCCCGCGGCCTGGCGGGGCGGTACACCGACCGTCTCGGTGCGCGCCGGGTCGCCGTCGCCGCGTTCGCGCTCGTCGCCGCGACGACCGTGCCGTTCGCCTTCGTCACCGCCCGGACCGGCGAGGAACTGCTCCTGGTGGCGCTGTTCGTCCGCGGTCTCGCCCTGGGTGCCGCCATGATCGCGCCGATGGGCGCCGCCTACGTCGGGCTGGAGCGCGGCGAGATCCCCGACGCCAGCATGATCACCCGCCTCGCGCAGCAGCTCGGCGGCTCGGTGGGCATCGCCCTGATCGCCGTCGTCCTCCAGCACGCCACCGCCGGTGCCCACTCCCCCGACGCCCTGGCCGAGGGCTTCGGCACCGCCTTCCGGTGGGCGACGGCCCTCACCGCCGTGGCCGTGCCGCTCTGCCTGCTGCTGCCCGGCCGCCCCGGGCCGGCGGCCGGCAAGGCACCCTCCCCCGCGGACGGAACGGCTCCCGCCAACGGAACGGCCGGAACGGGGGCGGCCTCCGGGGTCTGA
- a CDS encoding methyltransferase, translating into MQQSDGRANGERAGSTAEAAAAGGGDGQEEALRTSAAFLVDEALGFLFPAALRAAAEVGVADHLAAGPAHPADLAAATGTDARNLHRVLRLLATRGIVAEDEQGRFALTGSGQALRSDVPHSARTAIRMLTDGTMWGPAGELTHCLTEGATAFEKLFGMPFFDHFAKDERTAAVFHVGMAAMSDPENAPIAAAYDFPASGTVVDIGGGHGGLLLEVLRRNPGLEGVLYDRSHVLAGNRLDAHGELAGRWTPQDGDFFASVPSGDVHLLKRITHDWDDDSCVTLLGHCRRALRPGGRVLVLDAVVPPGNGPHQSKTLDLMMMASLTGRERTEADFAELFGRAGLRLSRVIPTSTVLSVVEGVAA; encoded by the coding sequence ATGCAGCAGAGCGACGGCCGGGCGAACGGCGAGCGGGCCGGATCAACAGCGGAGGCGGCGGCAGCCGGAGGAGGCGACGGGCAGGAGGAGGCACTCCGGACCTCCGCCGCCTTCCTCGTCGACGAGGCGCTCGGCTTCCTGTTCCCGGCCGCGCTCCGGGCCGCCGCCGAGGTCGGGGTCGCCGACCACCTCGCGGCCGGTCCCGCCCACCCGGCCGACCTCGCCGCCGCGACCGGGACGGACGCCCGCAATCTGCACCGGGTGCTGCGGCTGCTCGCCACCCGGGGCATCGTGGCCGAGGACGAACAGGGCCGCTTCGCCCTGACCGGGAGCGGGCAGGCCCTGCGGAGCGATGTGCCGCACTCCGCGCGGACGGCGATCCGGATGCTGACCGACGGCACCATGTGGGGGCCCGCCGGAGAGCTGACGCACTGTCTGACCGAGGGCGCCACCGCGTTCGAGAAGCTCTTCGGCATGCCGTTCTTCGACCACTTCGCCAAGGACGAGCGCACCGCCGCCGTCTTCCACGTGGGCATGGCGGCGATGTCCGATCCCGAGAACGCCCCGATCGCGGCCGCCTACGACTTCCCCGCGAGCGGGACCGTCGTGGACATCGGCGGCGGCCACGGCGGACTGCTGCTGGAGGTGCTGCGCCGCAACCCCGGCCTGGAGGGCGTGCTCTACGACCGCTCGCACGTCCTCGCGGGGAACCGGCTGGACGCGCACGGCGAGCTCGCGGGCCGCTGGACGCCGCAGGACGGCGACTTCTTCGCCTCCGTGCCGTCGGGCGACGTCCATCTGCTCAAGCGGATCACCCACGACTGGGACGACGACAGCTGCGTGACCCTGCTCGGCCACTGCCGGCGCGCCCTGCGGCCGGGCGGCCGGGTCCTCGTTCTGGACGCCGTGGTGCCGCCGGGCAACGGGCCCCACCAGTCGAAGACGCTGGACCTGATGATGATGGCCTCGCTCACCGGGCGCGAGCGGACCGAGGCCGACTTCGCGGAGCTCTTCGGGCGGGCGGGCCTGCGGCTGTCCCGGGTGATCCCGACCTCGACGGTGCTCTCGGTGGTCGAGGGCGTCGCGGCCTGA
- a CDS encoding helix-turn-helix transcriptional regulator, with protein MPHPLAQLRTALGLAQHEYADLVARTHHDLGLGRTAARREKVSRWESGRIVPEFTAQLAIAHIHGVPAREIHLRDWPHWLRLAAGTGAVLDRRTVYGGGPPGHRTDTPEPAVRFLTGPALHARLRAALTAASECRSETAVEYDTDDEDERLAWIEARTSALEQQLNGTLIPATHLYATARAEHRLALHLHRRAPSPSTSILVARTALICGRLGHALCAEAAAERYALTAIRAAAAAQDTTLLAGALEQLGARHTHLGDPEEALLIVSAGHNAARDCPPPTAAFLHCVGAMALARQGRAVEAVRSLDLATSVLADAYHRVSPGDRLDPVVGRRALTAAHGKTWLYLGRPARAAQYFDALAQPTEAAPEKGPLPTIGRWLLPGVTAQLALGALDQAAQMVHFTVDVMGDMGPDLSLRYRRLLAPHRREPLIGAALDHLRDTGPT; from the coding sequence TTGCCCCACCCTCTTGCCCAGCTGCGGACCGCACTCGGACTGGCGCAGCACGAGTACGCCGACCTCGTCGCGCGAACCCACCACGACCTCGGCCTCGGCCGAACAGCCGCCCGCCGGGAGAAGGTCTCCCGTTGGGAGTCGGGCCGCATCGTCCCCGAGTTCACCGCACAACTGGCGATAGCCCACATCCACGGCGTCCCGGCCCGTGAGATCCACCTGCGGGACTGGCCGCACTGGCTCCGCCTGGCAGCCGGCACCGGCGCGGTGCTCGACCGGCGGACCGTTTACGGCGGCGGCCCGCCCGGACACCGGACCGACACACCGGAACCAGCCGTCCGCTTCCTCACCGGGCCGGCACTCCACGCCCGGCTGCGCGCCGCACTCACCGCCGCCTCCGAGTGCCGCTCCGAAACGGCCGTCGAGTACGACACCGACGACGAGGACGAACGGCTCGCCTGGATCGAAGCCAGAACCTCGGCGCTCGAGCAGCAACTCAACGGCACCCTGATCCCGGCCACGCACCTGTACGCCACCGCCCGCGCCGAACACAGGCTGGCACTCCACCTCCACCGCCGTGCCCCCTCTCCCAGCACCTCGATCCTGGTCGCCCGAACCGCGTTGATCTGTGGGCGGCTCGGTCACGCCCTCTGCGCCGAGGCCGCCGCCGAGCGGTACGCGCTGACGGCGATCCGCGCCGCCGCGGCGGCGCAGGACACCACGCTGCTCGCCGGCGCCCTGGAGCAGTTGGGAGCCCGCCACACCCATCTGGGAGACCCGGAGGAAGCCCTGCTGATCGTCAGTGCCGGCCACAACGCGGCTCGGGACTGTCCGCCGCCCACAGCCGCCTTTCTGCACTGCGTCGGGGCCATGGCCCTCGCCCGTCAGGGCCGGGCCGTCGAGGCCGTCCGCTCCTTGGACCTGGCGACCTCCGTCCTGGCGGACGCCTACCATCGGGTCAGCCCCGGGGACCGTCTCGATCCCGTCGTCGGGAGACGCGCACTCACCGCCGCCCACGGCAAGACCTGGCTCTACCTCGGCCGCCCTGCCCGGGCCGCACAGTACTTCGACGCACTGGCCCAGCCGACGGAAGCGGCACCGGAGAAGGGACCGTTGCCCACCATCGGCCGGTGGTTGCTGCCCGGTGTGACGGCCCAGCTCGCGCTCGGAGCACTCGACCAGGCCGCGCAGATGGTCCACTTCACCGTTGACGTCATGGGCGACATGGGACCGGACCTGAGCCTCCGCTACCGCCGGCTGCTCGCCCCGCACCGTCGCGAACCACTCATCGGAGCCGCCCTCGACCACCTGCGCGACACCGGTCCCACCTGA